ATAGTAATATTTTTGCTCCAAATTTATTAATTCTCTCAGCTTTTTGTCGTAAATTAAATCATCAACAAGCGGATTTTGTAATTGATAGTAATGATGATTTCAAATTTCAATTTGCTTTCTTAGCTCAAGAATTTCATTGCGTATTTTAGAATTATTTTCCATGATTAAATTTTTTGATTAGTGTAGAGTCATCAAAGTGGCAAGCGCGAAATTGGGATAATATTCATTTCCATTAAAACTGTTAAAGTAATAAGACCAATAAAAATAAGGGCAAAAAGATAATCGAGCTTGTTAAAAACTAGACGGCGATAACGGCTTCTTTTTGCATAAACATCATAACCGCGAACGTCCATAGCATTAGAAAGATCTTCAGCCCGTGAAAAAGCAAGCACAAAAAGTGGAATTACTAAAGTTATTAATGATTTAACTTTATCCTTAATTTTTCCGTGTTTAAAATCAACGCCACGGGAAGATTGAGCTTTCATAATTCGGGTCGCCTCAAGTAACAAAGTCGGAATAAAACGAATCGCGATTGAAATAATCATTGCAATTATATGGGTTGGAATGAATAAAAGTTTTAAGGGCAAAATTAAATCTTCAATTGCGCGGGTTAGTAAAAATGGTTTTGTTGAATAAGTTAAAATTGTAGTTGAAATTATCATTCCATAAATTCGAATCGCTAAAACTAGTGAGCGAATTATGCTAACAGTTCCAATTGAAAATTTTATACTTCCAAATAAAGCGGTTGGCTTGACTAAATATCAAGAAATAAAATGCGTTGTTTCTTCAGGATTTAGACCTAAAACTTTATATTTAGGCAATTCATTATCAGATGAAATGCCTAAAATTATATTAATATTTTGGTGATCAATAATAAATCCGTAAATTATTAACATAATTATGAAAATGATTATTGGCATTTTCATTAAAGTAAAAATTTGCTTAACTCTTTTTGTTGTTATATAGAAAAAAACAAGTGAAAGCAAAAGCAGAATTGAAATTGTCGCTAAATGGGTAGTGACAAAAAAAAGCACTGCAAAAAGAATGTTAAAAGCTATTTTTAGTCGGGGGTCCATTTTATGAATTATTGTGTTTCTTGGGACATATTTAGCAACACTAATTTGCATTTTTTTCCTTTTTTATTAATAGATTAATTTGACTAATTAATTCGTCAATTGACTTGACTTTGGAAATTGGATATCCTATTTTTGCTAATTTTTCACGGAAATTCAGCAAATTTGTAGGTAACATTTCATTTTCAATAAGAAATTGATTATTATCTAAAATAGGATAAGTTTCACCATCGTATATAATTTTACCATCTTTAAAAAAAATACAACGTTTTGTTCACTCTAAAACACTATCAAGATCATGAGTTGCTAAAATGATTGTTTTGCCTTTTTTATGAAGAGTGTCCAATATTTCAAGCATTTTTACTGAACCTTGAGGGTCAAGACCTGCCGTTGGTTCGTCAAAAAAAATTATATCTGGATCCATGGCTAAAATTCCGGCAATTGCAACTCTTCGTTTTTGGCCACCTGAAAGTTCAAAAGGTGATTTGTCTAAAAAAGTCTCATCAAGGCCGACTAGTTTTATCATTTCAGCTGCTTTTTTCTTGGCCTCTTCTTTGTTTACTCCCATTGAAACTGCGCCAAAAATAATATCTTTTTCAATAGTTTGTTCAAAAAGTTGGTATTCAGCAAATTGAAAAACCACTCCAACTCTACGGCGAATTTGGTTTATAAATTTAAACTTTGATTTTAAAAATCTTGGTCTTTCAACAACTAATTTTTTTTCAGTTTTGGACTCTTGATCAAAATAAAAATACTCAACTTGACCTTTATCAGGGAGCAAAAGCGCATTCATATGTTGGATAAAAGTTGTTTTTCCTGAGCCAGTTTGACCTATTATTGCGATAAATTCACCTTGATTAATTTCAACAGATACATTATCGAGCGCTCTTATTTCAATTGGTAATTTTTGGTCATAAATTTTTACAATGTTTTTTGCTTTAATTTTCATAGTTGTTCCAGCAATTCATTTTCATCATAGGTCGGACTAATAAAATCAAGGTTTTTCGAAATTTTATAAATAAAAGGCGAGTCAATTTTGGCTTTTTCGATTATTTCCTCATTATTTAAAATTAATTTTGGATCACCTTTTGCAATAATTTGGCCTTTGGCAAAGACAACAACTTCATCGGCCAAAATCGCTTCGTTCATATTGTGCGTTATTGAAATCAAAGTTTTGGTTTTATCTTTACGGAGGTCATCTAAAATTTTAACAACATCACTTTTTCCTTTTGGATCAAGCATTGAGGTTATTTCGTCAAAAATTATTATTTGTGGATTTAGGGCTAAAACTGAAGCAATGGCGACTCTTTGCTTTTGACCACCAGATAAAAATTGTGGCTCTCGCTCAAGATACGATTGCATTTGTACTTTTTGGGCCAATTCTGCAATAATTTTTGGCATTTTTTTTGGATCTTCGTTAATATTTTCCAAACTAAAGGCAATATCGTCCTCAACTGTTGCCCCAACAAATTGATTATCTGGGTTTTGAAAAATAATGCCGATTTTCTTTCTAATTTTAGGTAGACTTTCTTTATTTAATAAAATTGAATCAACTTCAACTGTGCCTTTTTGCGGTCTAGCGATTCCGGAAATAATTTTAGAAAATGTCGACTTTCCTGATCCATTGTGGCCTAAAATTGCATAATATTTGCCTTTTTCAAAAGTTAGACTAACATCTTTGAGCACTAATTGGTTCATATCATTAGTGTAACTAAAGCAAACATTTGTAACTTTTATCATTTTTTTATTTTATTCCTTTTTGTTTGGATCAAAAATAGCAACAAAAGGTCAATTTCGATATTTTTCCTGATAATCAAGTCCATAACCAACAAGAAAAGCATCGGGAACTTCAAAGCCAAAATAATCTGGTTCAATATCAGTTTTTCTTTTTTCTCTTTTATAAAATAAAGTAATTATTTTCAGTGATTTTGGTTTTTTTAATTTCAAATGTTCACTAATTTTTGTTAAAGTTATACCTGAATCAAAAATATCATCAATTAAAATAACATCTTTATTTTCAATTTTTAGGTCAATATCGGTGATAACTTTCAATTCACCAGCTGATTGTGTACCTCCAAAATAGGATTTGGCAATTATGCAATCCACCATTGAATCAACTTCGATTTGCTGAATTAAATCAGTAAGAAAAATTAATGAACCTTTAAGAACAGCAACAAAAACAATTTCTTGCGAATTCTTATAATTTAAATTTATTCACTTTGCAATCTCATCAATTCTAGTTTTAATTTGTTTATTGTCAAACAAAATTTTTACAATATGTTTGTTAATCATTTTAACCCATCTTTTTAAAATATTTTAATCTAAAATTTTACACTATTTTTAGAAAAATTTTCATATTTATTTGCTTTTAACTTCGGCTTTTCATCGTTTTTTAGCCTTAAAACCATTGTGAATTCACCTTTGGTAGAATTTTGAAGTTCAGCTAAAATTTTTAAAGGAGAACCAATAAAATATTTTTGATAAATTTTTGTCATTTCCTTAACAAGAAAAATTTCAACTTTCTCGCCATAAAATTCATTAATTACTTCAAGAATATAAATTAATTTATATGGCGAAACGTAAAAAATATAACTATAATTTAGTATAAAATGCTCAATTTGTTTAATTATTTGCTGCTTTTTTGAATTAAAAAAACCCATAAAAACTAACGGTAAATCAAAACCAGAAAGAACAAAAGCGCCAACAAAAGCACATGCGCCAGGTAAAAAATCAACTTCGACATTGTTTTCATGGGCTCATTTTATCAAAATTTGACCCGGGTCGCTAATTGAAGGGGTACCTGCATCGGACATTAGAATAATGTTTTGGTTAGTTAAAAATATGTCAGATTTTTTGGCGATAGTTGATTTTTCATTAAATTTGTGATAGGAAATTAACTTTTTATCTTTAATTTCCAAAAAATTTAATATTTTTTTGGAAGTTCGGGTGTCCTCACACAAAATTAAATCAGCTGATTTTAGTGCTTGAATTGCACGCAGAGTTATATCTTGTAAATTTCCAATTGGAGTTGCTATAACAGTGATTTTTGCCATAATTTTAAGTTAAAATATTATTTAGACGAACTAAAAAGCCCGATTTTTGAATATTAAAGTTTGCATTTGTTTCAAGTGATGAAAGAAATTTTTTAAATGTTTGATTAATACTCACCATTTTTTCAGAATTTAAATCAAAAGAATTCGCTTTTTTAGCATGTTTTTTGTTAGCGCCGGAGTTGTTTAAAAAAAATTGCTTAAAATGAGCGATTATTATCTGAACAAAAATAAATGAGTTTTCTTTTGTTAAAACTTGATTTAAAAATAGTAAAAAATCAAATTTTGTTTTAGTTAAATTATTTAGTAATGATTTTAATTTATCCAAATCCGAATCACTAATAGCCTTAATAGCTAAAGTTGCTTGATCAAAATTGGTGAAAATATTTGCATATATAGCATTATAAGGCGTTTTTTTTCATGTATCTAACTTTTTTTTAAGTTCGTTTTTTCTATTTAAATCATTGAAAAAAAATATTTGACAACGAGAAACAATAGTCGGAATAATTAAATCAGAGGAAAAAGAAGTTAGTAAAAAATAAGTATTCAAAGGAGGATCTTCTAAAATTTTTAGAAATGAATTTAGTACAGAAATATGGGCATTTTCAATGTTTTTTACTAGGAAAATCTTTGAATTATCGCCATAAAGAGAGGAAAAATACAACTTGTTTACCTCTTCTAAAAATTCTGTTTTTGAAAGACGATTATCTGAAAAATCATGTTGAAAAATTTGTGGTTTTTGACTAAATATCTCTAAAAAATCAGCTATTTTCTCATCTAGAAAATCTGAGTAACTCGATACAAGTAAAATTGCATGTGGAATTGTTTTAGTTTTTGACAAATTATCGAGAAAATGGCGCCAATTTGTCGTAATTTGCTTCATAATAGCTCTCAAAAAAATTAATTATATCTGCTAAAACATGATCATAATCGCCGTTACCGTCAATTTTAAAGAAATTTTTCCTTGTTTTTAATAAATATTCATATCCTTTAATAACTTGTCTATAAAAATCCTCACCGCGATTTTCAAGTCGGTCTCGCTTTTCGTTTCGATAAATGGTCATTCGTTCGCGTGATTTTGAAATTTTAACATCAAGGAAAATTGTAAAATCTGGAAAAGTGTTTTCAGAAATTAAACTATTTAAATTAAAAACTAAATCTGGGCTTAAATTATTTCCAAACCCTTGATATGCAATCGAAGAATCAATATAGCGATCACAAAGAACAATTTTTCCAGATTTTAAGGCTGGCCAAATTACTTGTTCAAGATGAATTCTTCTCGAAGTTGCAAATAAAAGCATCTCAACATATGGGCTAATTTGATTTTTTTTATTAAGTAAAAACTCGCGGATTTGTTGTGCTTCTTGCGAATCTCTGCCGCTATATGGTTCAAAAGTTATAACAATTTCCTTTTCTGGAAATTTAATTCTTAAATACTTTGCAAACAAATTCATAACGGTTGATTTTCCGCTTGCGTCGATACCTTCAAAACTTATAAACATATTATTTTTCCATTTCTTGCCGATTTTCGAGCGCTTGATTTAAAGTTATATTATCAATATAATCAATTGCCGCCCCAAAAGGAATACCAGTGGCTAACCTAGTAATTTTTGCTGACGATAAAAACTTGTGTTTTGCAAGATAATTTGCAAAAATTCAGCCTTCCATTGTTGAAGAAAGAGCGATAATAATTTCACTTTTTTCATTAGCAAGGTCAGCAAGTTTTTTTATTTGTAAGTCATGATTTTCGAGCTTTTTGATATCATATTTGCCAAAAACAAAATACTTGCCATCATATTTTCCTAATTTTTCAAATTTTGTGACCATTTCAGAATTTTCAACCACTAATATTTTAAAAGAACGCTGAAAATCAAGGCATATTTGGCAAACTGAATTAGCATTTAGATATCCGCATCTCTCACAATATTGAAGATTTCGTTTTAAATTATAAATTTGCTCGACAAATGTCTCAATTTGACTAAGGGGCGTATCGATTAGAGAAAATAAAATATTAGTGGCTTGTTTTTTTGTGATTCCGGGAACTTTTCTTAATTGATCAACTAGTTTTTCAAAATTTTCATCTACCATGATTCAAAATTACTGTGACTGATTTGGAGCGATTTTTTCATTTTCTTCTCTAATTTTCAGCAAAGCTTGATTTAAAGTAATCGAAATTAAATCTTCTAGTGTTTCAATATCGTCTTTGTCGACTAAAAATGGGGCAATTTTTAACTTTTTTAACTCAAAACCTCCTGAAATAGTCAGCGAAATTCCTTGATTTTCAAAGTCAAAATCTGTTTTTTCTAACAAATCTTTTTTTACTTTATGATCTTTTTGCATTTTTTGTGCTTCTTTTAATAGTTTTTGAAGATTCATGTTTTTCCTTTCTCTTATTTAAATAAATTATATAAACTATTTTAAAAAGTTTAAAAATTTTTATTCATCAAAGAATAGTTTTTGTAAATCTGTCTTAGAAATAGTGCGTTTTTTCGGTTTTTCAAAAGGTTTTAGTACAAATTTTTCACCGCGCGCTCTCATTTCACTTGCCATTTTCTTTGTTTCTTCAACAAGATTATTACTTAAAGCAAGGCCGTAGATATCCTGGCCAAAAATTGTTTTTAATAAGTCGTTGACTTTATCACCTTCTTTTTCCATTTTCTCAATTAATAATTCTTCATATTCTGGATTTTTAGTGATAAAACATACAAAATTAGATCCTAATGAAAGAATTTCTGCATGTTTTAATACTCCAACAGTATCTATGAATCCCAAAGTATACTGAAAATCTAACAAATTTTTGCTCCATTTTTTACGTAAATCCAAATAAATTTCACGGTTTGTGTCATAAAATTTTTTTCCTAAAAGAATAAGATTTAGCGCCTCGTCAACGGATAAATAATCATTTGACAGATTCTTTTTTAAAAATTTATTTACGTATGAATTTCTGTCAAATGAAAAATTATCGTCTTTTTCTTCATTTTTATTAAAAAATGATGTTTGATTATTTGTTTTTGTGCTTGAATCAATAATGGGCTTATCATTTTTTTTGGCAATATCATCAGTTTTTTTATCATTAGAATTTAAAAATGAGTTGGAAAAATCGATGTTTTCAGCCGAATTCAAATGTGAACTTTCGGTTTTATTTAAAAA
This sequence is a window from Mesomycoplasma ovipneumoniae. Protein-coding genes within it:
- a CDS encoding ATP-binding cassette domain-containing protein, producing MKIKAKNIVKIYDQKLPIEIRALDNVSVEINQGEFIAIIGQTGSGKTTFIQHMNALLLPDKGQVEYFYFDQESKTEKKLVVERPRFLKSKFKFINQIRRRVGVVFQFAEYQLFEQTIEKDIIFGAVSMGVNKEEAKKKAAEMIKLVGLDETFLDKSPFELSGGQKRRVAIAGILAMDPDIIFFDEPTAGLDPQGSVKMLEILDTLHKKGKTIILATHDLDSVLEWTKRCIFFKDGKIIYDGETYPILDNNQFLIENEMLPTNLLNFREKLAKIGYPISKVKSIDELISQINLLIKKEKNAN
- a CDS encoding DNA polymerase III subunit delta' is translated as MKQITTNWRHFLDNLSKTKTIPHAILLVSSYSDFLDEKIADFLEIFSQKPQIFQHDFSDNRLSKTEFLEEVNKLYFSSLYGDNSKIFLVKNIENAHISVLNSFLKILEDPPLNTYFLLTSFSSDLIIPTIVSRCQIFFFNDLNRKNELKKKLDTWKKTPYNAIYANIFTNFDQATLAIKAISDSDLDKLKSLLNNLTKTKFDFLLFLNQVLTKENSFIFVQIIIAHFKQFFLNNSGANKKHAKKANSFDLNSEKMVSINQTFKKFLSSLETNANFNIQKSGFLVRLNNILT
- the rsmI gene encoding 16S rRNA (cytidine(1402)-2'-O)-methyltransferase, encoding MAKITVIATPIGNLQDITLRAIQALKSADLILCEDTRTSKKILNFLEIKDKKLISYHKFNEKSTIAKKSDIFLTNQNIILMSDAGTPSISDPGQILIKWAHENNVEVDFLPGACAFVGAFVLSGFDLPLVFMGFFNSKKQQIIKQIEHFILNYSYIFYVSPYKLIYILEVINEFYGEKVEIFLVKEMTKIYQKYFIGSPLKILAELQNSTKGEFTMVLRLKNDEKPKLKANKYENFSKNSVKF
- the tmk gene encoding dTMP kinase, with amino-acid sequence MFISFEGIDASGKSTVMNLFAKYLRIKFPEKEIVITFEPYSGRDSQEAQQIREFLLNKKNQISPYVEMLLFATSRRIHLEQVIWPALKSGKIVLCDRYIDSSIAYQGFGNNLSPDLVFNLNSLISENTFPDFTIFLDVKISKSRERMTIYRNEKRDRLENRGEDFYRQVIKGYEYLLKTRKNFFKIDGNGDYDHVLADIINFFESYYEANYDKLAPFSR
- a CDS encoding energy-coupling factor transporter transmembrane component T family protein, translated to MQISVAKYVPRNTIIHKMDPRLKIAFNILFAVLFFVTTHLATISILLLLSLVFFYITTKRVKQIFTLMKMPIIIFIIMLIIYGFIIDHQNINIILGISSDNELPKYKVLGLNPEETTHFISWYLVKPTALFGSIKFSIGTVSIIRSLVLAIRIYGMIISTTILTYSTKPFLLTRAIEDLILPLKLLFIPTHIIAMIISIAIRFIPTLLLEATRIMKAQSSRGVDFKHGKIKDKVKSLITLVIPLFVLAFSRAEDLSNAMDVRGYDVYAKRSRYRRLVFNKLDYLFALIFIGLITLTVLMEMNIIPISRLPLWWLYTNQKI
- a CDS encoding YbaB/EbfC family nucleoid-associated protein, producing the protein MNLQKLLKEAQKMQKDHKVKKDLLEKTDFDFENQGISLTISGGFELKKLKIAPFLVDKDDIETLEDLISITLNQALLKIREENEKIAPNQSQ
- a CDS encoding energy-coupling factor transporter ATPase, with the protein product MIKVTNVCFSYTNDMNQLVLKDVSLTFEKGKYYAILGHNGSGKSTFSKIISGIARPQKGTVEVDSILLNKESLPKIRKKIGIIFQNPDNQFVGATVEDDIAFSLENINEDPKKMPKIIAELAQKVQMQSYLEREPQFLSGGQKQRVAIASVLALNPQIIIFDEITSMLDPKGKSDVVKILDDLRKDKTKTLISITHNMNEAILADEVVVFAKGQIIAKGDPKLILNNEEIIEKAKIDSPFIYKISKNLDFISPTYDENELLEQLWKLKQKTL
- the hpt gene encoding hypoxanthine phosphoribosyltransferase, encoding MINKHIVKILFDNKQIKTRIDEIAKWINLNYKNSQEIVFVAVLKGSLIFLTDLIQQIEVDSMVDCIIAKSYFGGTQSAGELKVITDIDLKIENKDVILIDDIFDSGITLTKISEHLKLKKPKSLKIITLFYKREKRKTDIEPDYFGFEVPDAFLVGYGLDYQEKYRNWPFVAIFDPNKKE
- a CDS encoding toprim domain-containing protein encodes the protein MVDENFEKLVDQLRKVPGITKKQATNILFSLIDTPLSQIETFVEQIYNLKRNLQYCERCGYLNANSVCQICLDFQRSFKILVVENSEMVTKFEKLGKYDGKYFVFGKYDIKKLENHDLQIKKLADLANEKSEIIIALSSTMEGWIFANYLAKHKFLSSAKITRLATGIPFGAAIDYIDNITLNQALENRQEMEK